A stretch of the Bubalus kerabau isolate K-KA32 ecotype Philippines breed swamp buffalo chromosome 11, PCC_UOA_SB_1v2, whole genome shotgun sequence genome encodes the following:
- the RALGDS gene encoding ral guanine nucleotide dissociation stimulator isoform X2 has protein sequence MVQRMWAEAAGPAGGAESLFPGSRRSRSVWDAVRLEVGGPDSCPVVLNSFTQLDPDLPRLESSTQEIGEELVNGVIYSISLRKIQVHHGASKGQRWLGYENESALNLYETCKVRTVKAGTLEKLVEHLVPAFQGSDLSYVTIFLCTYRAFTTTQQVLDLLFKRYGCILPYSSEDGGPQDQLKKPWHPDGRGEPRSPAPRGCQGRAKRKERPGPDSAARPPTPSAISSILGTWLDQYSEDFFQPPDFPCLRQLVAYVQLNMPGSDLERRAHLLLAQLEHADLGEAEPEALSPAPVPALKPAAEPEPTLGPDLEPTPALAPEPALTPAPTPPPELELALSQTLELEPPAAPDPPWPLPVATENGLGEEKPHLLAFPPDLVAEQFTLMDAELFKKVVPYHCLGCIWSQRDKKGKEHLAPTVRATVTQFNSVANCVITTCLGDRSVSARHRARVVEHWIEVARECRVLKNFSSLYAILSALQSNSIHRLKKTWEEVSRDSLRVFQKLSEIFSDENNYSLSRELLIKEGTSKFATLEMNPKRAQRRPKEAGVIQGTVPYLGTFLTDLVMLDTAMKDYLYGRLINFEKRRKEFEVIAQIKLLQSACNSYSIAPEEHFGAWFRAVQRRSEAESYTLSCELEPPSESASNTLKVKKNPAIVKRWSDRQAPSAELSTSGSCHSKSCDQLRYGPYLSSGDIADALSVHSAGSSSSDVEEINMSFVPESPDGQEKKFWESASQSSPETSGISSASSSTSSSSASTTPVASTRTHKRSVSGVCSYGSSLPLYNQQVGDSCIIRVSLDVDNGNMYKSILVTSQDKAPAVIRKAMDKHNLDEDEPEDYELVQVISDDRKLKIPDNANVFYAMNSAANYDFVLKKRTFTKGTKVRHAASSTLPRMKQKGLKIAKGIF, from the exons ATGGTGCAGCGCATGTGGGCCGAGGCGGCCGGGCCTGCGGGCGGCGCCGAGTCGCTGTTTCCGGGCTCCAGGCGGAGCCGCAGCGTGTGGGACGCCGTGCGCCTGGAGGTGGGCGGCCCCGACAGCTGCCCGGTGGTGCTGAACAGCTTCACGCAGCTCGACCCTGACCTGCCGCGCCTGGAG AGCTCCACGCAGGAGATCGGCGAGGAGCTGGTCAACGGGGTCATCTACTCCATTTCCCTGCGTAAGATCCAAGTGCACCACGGCGCCAGCAAGGGCCAGCGCTGGCTTGGG TATGAAAATGAGTCGGCCCTGAACCTGTATGAGACCTGCAAGGTGCGGACCGTGAAGGCGGGCACGCTGGAGAAGCTGGTGGAGCACCTGGTGCCCGCCTTCCAGGGCAGCGACCTCTCCTATGTCACCATCTTCCTGTGCACCTACCGAGCCTTCACCACCACCCAGCAGGTCCTGGACCTGCTGTTCAAGAG ATACGGGTGCATCCTTCCCTACTCCAGCGAGGACGGCGGACCCCAGGACCAACTCAAAAA GCCTTGGCATCCAGATGGGCGGGGCGAGCCCAGAAGCCCGGCCCCCAGAGGGTGCCAGGGGAGGGCCAAGAGGAAGGAAAGGCCAGGCCCTGACTCTGCTGCCCGCCCGCCTACCCCCAGTGCCATCTCCTCCATCCTGGGCACCTGGCTGGACCAGTACTCGGAGGACTTCTTTCAGCCCCCCGACTTCCCCTGCCTCAGGCAGCTGGTGGCCTACGTGCAGCTCAACATGCCCGGCTCCGACCTGGAGCGCCGGGCCCACCTCCTCCTGGCCCAGCTGGAGCATGCAGACCTCGGCGAGGCAGAGCCGGAGG CTCTGTCCCCAGCTCCAGTTCCAGCTCTGAAACCAGCTGCCGAGCCAGAGCCCACACTAGGCCCAGACCTCGAGCCCACTCCGGCACTGGCCCCAGAGCCAGCCCTGACGCCAGCTCCGACGCCACCTCCAGAACTCGAGCTGGCTCTCTCGCAAACCCTAGAGCTCGAGCCGCCTGCAGCCCCAGACCCCCCCTGGCCTTTGCCCGTGGCTACAGAGAAtgggctgggggaggagaagCCCCACCTCCTGGCGTTCCCTCCTGACCTTGTGGCAGAGCAGTTCACACTGATGGATGCG gaGCTGTTCAAGAAGGTGGTCCCCTACCACTGCCTGGGCTGCATCTGGTCCCAGCGGGACAAGAAGGGCAAGGAGCACCTGGCCCCCACCGTGCGCGCCACCGTCACCCAGTTCAACAGCGTGGCCAACTGCGTCATCACCACCTGCCTCGGGGACCGGAGCGTGTCGGCCCGCCACAGGGCCAGGGTGGTGGAGCACTGGATCGAGGTGGCCAGG GAGTGCCGGGTCCTCAAGAATTTCTCCTCCCTCTACGCCATCCTCTCTGCCCTGCAGAGCAACTCCATCCACCGGCTGAAGAAGACGTGGGAAGAGGTCTCCAG ggaCAGCCTCCGCGTCTTTCAGAAGCTGTCGGAGATTTTCTCGGATGAGAACAACTACTCCCTAAGCAGAGAGCTGCTCATCAAG GAGGGGACCTCCAAGTTTGCCACCCTGGAGATGAACCCCAAGCGAGCCCAGAGGCGCCCGAAAGAGGCG GGTGTCATCCAGGGCACCGTTCCCTACCTGGGCACATTCCTCACGGACCTGGTGATGCTGGACACTGCCATGAAGGACTATCTGTAT GGGAGACTGATCAACTTCGAGAAGAGGAGAAAG gaATTCGAAGTGATTGCCCAGATCAAGCTGCTGCAGTCAGCCTGCAACAGTTACAGCATCGCGCCCGAGGAGCACTTCGGGGCCTGGTTCCGGGCCGTGCAGCGGCGCAGCGAGGCTGAGAG CTACACATTGTCGTGCGAGCTGGAGCCCCCCTCCGAGTCGGCCAGCAACACCCTCAAGGTCAAGAAGAACCCGGCCATCGTCAAGCGCTGGAGCGA CCGCCAGGCCCCCAGCGCAGAGCTCAGTACCAGCGGCAGCTGCCACTCCAAGTCCTGTGACCAACTCAGGTATGGCCCCTACCTCAGCAGCGGAGACATTGCTGACGCACTCAGCGTCCACTCGGCCGGCTCCTCCAGCTCCGACGTGGAGGAGATCAACATGAGCTTCGTCCCAGAGTCCCCCGACGgccaggagaagaag TTCTGGGAGTCAGCCTCCCAGTCGTCCCCGGAGACCTCCGGCATCAGCTCAGCCTCCAGCAGCACATCCTCCTCCTCGGCCTCCACCACGCCCGTGGCCAGCACGCGCACCCACAAGCGCTCCGTGTCCGGGGTCTGCAGCTATGGCTCCTCGCTGCCCCTCTACAACCAGCAGGTGGGCGACTCCTGCATCATCCGGGTGAGCCTGGACGTGGACAACGGCAACATGTACAAGAGCATCCTG GTGACCAGCCAAGACAAGGCTCCGGCTGTAATCCGCAAGGCCATGGACAAACACAACCTGGATGAGGATGAGCCCGAAGACTACGAGCTGGTGCAGGTTATTTCGGATGATCGAA AGCTGAAGATCCCTGACAACGCCAACGTGTTCTACGCCATGAACTCTGCCGCCAACTATGACTTTGTCCTAAAGAAACGGACCTTCACCAAGGGGACAAAGGTCAGACATGCAGCTAGCTCGACCCTCCCCCGCATGAAGCAGAAGGGACTCAAGATTGCCAAGGGCATCTTCTAA
- the RALGDS gene encoding ral guanine nucleotide dissociation stimulator isoform X3 — MVQRMWAEAAGPAGGAESLFPGSRRSRSVWDAVRLEVGGPDSCPVVLNSFTQLDPDLPRLESSTQEIGEELVNGVIYSISLRKIQVHHGASKGQRWLGYENESALNLYETCKVRTVKAGTLEKLVEHLVPAFQGSDLSYVTIFLCTYRAFTTTQQVLDLLFKRYGRCDVLTASSRYGCILPYSSEDGGPQDQLKKPWHPDGRGEPRSPAPRGCQGRAKRKERPGPDSAARPPTPSAISSILGTWLDQYSEDFFQPPDFPCLRQLVAYVQLNMPGSDLERRAHLLLAQLEHADLGEAEPEALSPAPVPALKPAAEPEPTLGPDLEPTPALAPEPALTPAPTPPPELELALSQTLELEPPAAPDPPWPLPVATENGLGEEKPHLLAFPPDLVAEQFTLMDAELFKKVVPYHCLGCIWSQRDKKGKEHLAPTVRATVTQFNSVANCVITTCLGDRSVSARHRARVVEHWIEVARECRVLKNFSSLYAILSALQSNSIHRLKKTWEEVSRDSLRVFQKLSEIFSDENNYSLSRELLIKEGTSKFATLEMNPKRAQRRPKEAGVIQGTVPYLGTFLTDLVMLDTAMKDYLYGRLINFEKRRKEFEVIAQIKLLQSACNSYSIAPEEHFGAWFRAVQRRSEAESYTLSCELEPPSESASNTLKVKKNPAIVKRWSDSGDIADALSVHSAGSSSSDVEEINMSFVPESPDGQEKKFWESASQSSPETSGISSASSSTSSSSASTTPVASTRTHKRSVSGVCSYGSSLPLYNQQVGDSCIIRVSLDVDNGNMYKSILVTSQDKAPAVIRKAMDKHNLDEDEPEDYELVQVISDDRKLKIPDNANVFYAMNSAANYDFVLKKRTFTKGTKVRHAASSTLPRMKQKGLKIAKGIF, encoded by the exons ATGGTGCAGCGCATGTGGGCCGAGGCGGCCGGGCCTGCGGGCGGCGCCGAGTCGCTGTTTCCGGGCTCCAGGCGGAGCCGCAGCGTGTGGGACGCCGTGCGCCTGGAGGTGGGCGGCCCCGACAGCTGCCCGGTGGTGCTGAACAGCTTCACGCAGCTCGACCCTGACCTGCCGCGCCTGGAG AGCTCCACGCAGGAGATCGGCGAGGAGCTGGTCAACGGGGTCATCTACTCCATTTCCCTGCGTAAGATCCAAGTGCACCACGGCGCCAGCAAGGGCCAGCGCTGGCTTGGG TATGAAAATGAGTCGGCCCTGAACCTGTATGAGACCTGCAAGGTGCGGACCGTGAAGGCGGGCACGCTGGAGAAGCTGGTGGAGCACCTGGTGCCCGCCTTCCAGGGCAGCGACCTCTCCTATGTCACCATCTTCCTGTGCACCTACCGAGCCTTCACCACCACCCAGCAGGTCCTGGACCTGCTGTTCAAGAG GTACGGTAGATGTGACGTCCTCACGGCCTCCTCTAGATACGGGTGCATCCTTCCCTACTCCAGCGAGGACGGCGGACCCCAGGACCAACTCAAAAA GCCTTGGCATCCAGATGGGCGGGGCGAGCCCAGAAGCCCGGCCCCCAGAGGGTGCCAGGGGAGGGCCAAGAGGAAGGAAAGGCCAGGCCCTGACTCTGCTGCCCGCCCGCCTACCCCCAGTGCCATCTCCTCCATCCTGGGCACCTGGCTGGACCAGTACTCGGAGGACTTCTTTCAGCCCCCCGACTTCCCCTGCCTCAGGCAGCTGGTGGCCTACGTGCAGCTCAACATGCCCGGCTCCGACCTGGAGCGCCGGGCCCACCTCCTCCTGGCCCAGCTGGAGCATGCAGACCTCGGCGAGGCAGAGCCGGAGG CTCTGTCCCCAGCTCCAGTTCCAGCTCTGAAACCAGCTGCCGAGCCAGAGCCCACACTAGGCCCAGACCTCGAGCCCACTCCGGCACTGGCCCCAGAGCCAGCCCTGACGCCAGCTCCGACGCCACCTCCAGAACTCGAGCTGGCTCTCTCGCAAACCCTAGAGCTCGAGCCGCCTGCAGCCCCAGACCCCCCCTGGCCTTTGCCCGTGGCTACAGAGAAtgggctgggggaggagaagCCCCACCTCCTGGCGTTCCCTCCTGACCTTGTGGCAGAGCAGTTCACACTGATGGATGCG gaGCTGTTCAAGAAGGTGGTCCCCTACCACTGCCTGGGCTGCATCTGGTCCCAGCGGGACAAGAAGGGCAAGGAGCACCTGGCCCCCACCGTGCGCGCCACCGTCACCCAGTTCAACAGCGTGGCCAACTGCGTCATCACCACCTGCCTCGGGGACCGGAGCGTGTCGGCCCGCCACAGGGCCAGGGTGGTGGAGCACTGGATCGAGGTGGCCAGG GAGTGCCGGGTCCTCAAGAATTTCTCCTCCCTCTACGCCATCCTCTCTGCCCTGCAGAGCAACTCCATCCACCGGCTGAAGAAGACGTGGGAAGAGGTCTCCAG ggaCAGCCTCCGCGTCTTTCAGAAGCTGTCGGAGATTTTCTCGGATGAGAACAACTACTCCCTAAGCAGAGAGCTGCTCATCAAG GAGGGGACCTCCAAGTTTGCCACCCTGGAGATGAACCCCAAGCGAGCCCAGAGGCGCCCGAAAGAGGCG GGTGTCATCCAGGGCACCGTTCCCTACCTGGGCACATTCCTCACGGACCTGGTGATGCTGGACACTGCCATGAAGGACTATCTGTAT GGGAGACTGATCAACTTCGAGAAGAGGAGAAAG gaATTCGAAGTGATTGCCCAGATCAAGCTGCTGCAGTCAGCCTGCAACAGTTACAGCATCGCGCCCGAGGAGCACTTCGGGGCCTGGTTCCGGGCCGTGCAGCGGCGCAGCGAGGCTGAGAG CTACACATTGTCGTGCGAGCTGGAGCCCCCCTCCGAGTCGGCCAGCAACACCCTCAAGGTCAAGAAGAACCCGGCCATCGTCAAGCGCTGGAGCGA CAGCGGAGACATTGCTGACGCACTCAGCGTCCACTCGGCCGGCTCCTCCAGCTCCGACGTGGAGGAGATCAACATGAGCTTCGTCCCAGAGTCCCCCGACGgccaggagaagaag TTCTGGGAGTCAGCCTCCCAGTCGTCCCCGGAGACCTCCGGCATCAGCTCAGCCTCCAGCAGCACATCCTCCTCCTCGGCCTCCACCACGCCCGTGGCCAGCACGCGCACCCACAAGCGCTCCGTGTCCGGGGTCTGCAGCTATGGCTCCTCGCTGCCCCTCTACAACCAGCAGGTGGGCGACTCCTGCATCATCCGGGTGAGCCTGGACGTGGACAACGGCAACATGTACAAGAGCATCCTG GTGACCAGCCAAGACAAGGCTCCGGCTGTAATCCGCAAGGCCATGGACAAACACAACCTGGATGAGGATGAGCCCGAAGACTACGAGCTGGTGCAGGTTATTTCGGATGATCGAA AGCTGAAGATCCCTGACAACGCCAACGTGTTCTACGCCATGAACTCTGCCGCCAACTATGACTTTGTCCTAAAGAAACGGACCTTCACCAAGGGGACAAAGGTCAGACATGCAGCTAGCTCGACCCTCCCCCGCATGAAGCAGAAGGGACTCAAGATTGCCAAGGGCATCTTCTAA
- the RALGDS gene encoding ral guanine nucleotide dissociation stimulator isoform X4 — protein MVQRMWAEAAGPAGGAESLFPGSRRSRSVWDAVRLEVGGPDSCPVVLNSFTQLDPDLPRLESSTQEIGEELVNGVIYSISLRKIQVHHGASKGQRWLGYENESALNLYETCKVRTVKAGTLEKLVEHLVPAFQGSDLSYVTIFLCTYRAFTTTQQVLDLLFKRYGRCDVLTASSRYGCILPYSSEDGGPQDQLKNAISSILGTWLDQYSEDFFQPPDFPCLRQLVAYVQLNMPGSDLERRAHLLLAQLEHADLGEAEPEALSPAPVPALKPAAEPEPTLGPDLEPTPALAPEPALTPAPTPPPELELALSQTLELEPPAAPDPPWPLPVATENGLGEEKPHLLAFPPDLVAEQFTLMDAELFKKVVPYHCLGCIWSQRDKKGKEHLAPTVRATVTQFNSVANCVITTCLGDRSVSARHRARVVEHWIEVARECRVLKNFSSLYAILSALQSNSIHRLKKTWEEVSRDSLRVFQKLSEIFSDENNYSLSRELLIKEGTSKFATLEMNPKRAQRRPKEAGVIQGTVPYLGTFLTDLVMLDTAMKDYLYGRLINFEKRRKEFEVIAQIKLLQSACNSYSIAPEEHFGAWFRAVQRRSEAESYTLSCELEPPSESASNTLKVKKNPAIVKRWSDRQAPSAELSTSGSCHSKSCDQLRYGPYLSSGDIADALSVHSAGSSSSDVEEINMSFVPESPDGQEKKFWESASQSSPETSGISSASSSTSSSSASTTPVASTRTHKRSVSGVCSYGSSLPLYNQQVGDSCIIRVSLDVDNGNMYKSILVTSQDKAPAVIRKAMDKHNLDEDEPEDYELVQVISDDRKLKIPDNANVFYAMNSAANYDFVLKKRTFTKGTKVRHAASSTLPRMKQKGLKIAKGIF, from the exons ATGGTGCAGCGCATGTGGGCCGAGGCGGCCGGGCCTGCGGGCGGCGCCGAGTCGCTGTTTCCGGGCTCCAGGCGGAGCCGCAGCGTGTGGGACGCCGTGCGCCTGGAGGTGGGCGGCCCCGACAGCTGCCCGGTGGTGCTGAACAGCTTCACGCAGCTCGACCCTGACCTGCCGCGCCTGGAG AGCTCCACGCAGGAGATCGGCGAGGAGCTGGTCAACGGGGTCATCTACTCCATTTCCCTGCGTAAGATCCAAGTGCACCACGGCGCCAGCAAGGGCCAGCGCTGGCTTGGG TATGAAAATGAGTCGGCCCTGAACCTGTATGAGACCTGCAAGGTGCGGACCGTGAAGGCGGGCACGCTGGAGAAGCTGGTGGAGCACCTGGTGCCCGCCTTCCAGGGCAGCGACCTCTCCTATGTCACCATCTTCCTGTGCACCTACCGAGCCTTCACCACCACCCAGCAGGTCCTGGACCTGCTGTTCAAGAG GTACGGTAGATGTGACGTCCTCACGGCCTCCTCTAGATACGGGTGCATCCTTCCCTACTCCAGCGAGGACGGCGGACCCCAGGACCAACTCAAAAA TGCCATCTCCTCCATCCTGGGCACCTGGCTGGACCAGTACTCGGAGGACTTCTTTCAGCCCCCCGACTTCCCCTGCCTCAGGCAGCTGGTGGCCTACGTGCAGCTCAACATGCCCGGCTCCGACCTGGAGCGCCGGGCCCACCTCCTCCTGGCCCAGCTGGAGCATGCAGACCTCGGCGAGGCAGAGCCGGAGG CTCTGTCCCCAGCTCCAGTTCCAGCTCTGAAACCAGCTGCCGAGCCAGAGCCCACACTAGGCCCAGACCTCGAGCCCACTCCGGCACTGGCCCCAGAGCCAGCCCTGACGCCAGCTCCGACGCCACCTCCAGAACTCGAGCTGGCTCTCTCGCAAACCCTAGAGCTCGAGCCGCCTGCAGCCCCAGACCCCCCCTGGCCTTTGCCCGTGGCTACAGAGAAtgggctgggggaggagaagCCCCACCTCCTGGCGTTCCCTCCTGACCTTGTGGCAGAGCAGTTCACACTGATGGATGCG gaGCTGTTCAAGAAGGTGGTCCCCTACCACTGCCTGGGCTGCATCTGGTCCCAGCGGGACAAGAAGGGCAAGGAGCACCTGGCCCCCACCGTGCGCGCCACCGTCACCCAGTTCAACAGCGTGGCCAACTGCGTCATCACCACCTGCCTCGGGGACCGGAGCGTGTCGGCCCGCCACAGGGCCAGGGTGGTGGAGCACTGGATCGAGGTGGCCAGG GAGTGCCGGGTCCTCAAGAATTTCTCCTCCCTCTACGCCATCCTCTCTGCCCTGCAGAGCAACTCCATCCACCGGCTGAAGAAGACGTGGGAAGAGGTCTCCAG ggaCAGCCTCCGCGTCTTTCAGAAGCTGTCGGAGATTTTCTCGGATGAGAACAACTACTCCCTAAGCAGAGAGCTGCTCATCAAG GAGGGGACCTCCAAGTTTGCCACCCTGGAGATGAACCCCAAGCGAGCCCAGAGGCGCCCGAAAGAGGCG GGTGTCATCCAGGGCACCGTTCCCTACCTGGGCACATTCCTCACGGACCTGGTGATGCTGGACACTGCCATGAAGGACTATCTGTAT GGGAGACTGATCAACTTCGAGAAGAGGAGAAAG gaATTCGAAGTGATTGCCCAGATCAAGCTGCTGCAGTCAGCCTGCAACAGTTACAGCATCGCGCCCGAGGAGCACTTCGGGGCCTGGTTCCGGGCCGTGCAGCGGCGCAGCGAGGCTGAGAG CTACACATTGTCGTGCGAGCTGGAGCCCCCCTCCGAGTCGGCCAGCAACACCCTCAAGGTCAAGAAGAACCCGGCCATCGTCAAGCGCTGGAGCGA CCGCCAGGCCCCCAGCGCAGAGCTCAGTACCAGCGGCAGCTGCCACTCCAAGTCCTGTGACCAACTCAGGTATGGCCCCTACCTCAGCAGCGGAGACATTGCTGACGCACTCAGCGTCCACTCGGCCGGCTCCTCCAGCTCCGACGTGGAGGAGATCAACATGAGCTTCGTCCCAGAGTCCCCCGACGgccaggagaagaag TTCTGGGAGTCAGCCTCCCAGTCGTCCCCGGAGACCTCCGGCATCAGCTCAGCCTCCAGCAGCACATCCTCCTCCTCGGCCTCCACCACGCCCGTGGCCAGCACGCGCACCCACAAGCGCTCCGTGTCCGGGGTCTGCAGCTATGGCTCCTCGCTGCCCCTCTACAACCAGCAGGTGGGCGACTCCTGCATCATCCGGGTGAGCCTGGACGTGGACAACGGCAACATGTACAAGAGCATCCTG GTGACCAGCCAAGACAAGGCTCCGGCTGTAATCCGCAAGGCCATGGACAAACACAACCTGGATGAGGATGAGCCCGAAGACTACGAGCTGGTGCAGGTTATTTCGGATGATCGAA AGCTGAAGATCCCTGACAACGCCAACGTGTTCTACGCCATGAACTCTGCCGCCAACTATGACTTTGTCCTAAAGAAACGGACCTTCACCAAGGGGACAAAGGTCAGACATGCAGCTAGCTCGACCCTCCCCCGCATGAAGCAGAAGGGACTCAAGATTGCCAAGGGCATCTTCTAA
- the RALGDS gene encoding ral guanine nucleotide dissociation stimulator isoform X1, translating into MVQRMWAEAAGPAGGAESLFPGSRRSRSVWDAVRLEVGGPDSCPVVLNSFTQLDPDLPRLESSTQEIGEELVNGVIYSISLRKIQVHHGASKGQRWLGYENESALNLYETCKVRTVKAGTLEKLVEHLVPAFQGSDLSYVTIFLCTYRAFTTTQQVLDLLFKRYGRCDVLTASSRYGCILPYSSEDGGPQDQLKKPWHPDGRGEPRSPAPRGCQGRAKRKERPGPDSAARPPTPSAISSILGTWLDQYSEDFFQPPDFPCLRQLVAYVQLNMPGSDLERRAHLLLAQLEHADLGEAEPEALSPAPVPALKPAAEPEPTLGPDLEPTPALAPEPALTPAPTPPPELELALSQTLELEPPAAPDPPWPLPVATENGLGEEKPHLLAFPPDLVAEQFTLMDAELFKKVVPYHCLGCIWSQRDKKGKEHLAPTVRATVTQFNSVANCVITTCLGDRSVSARHRARVVEHWIEVARECRVLKNFSSLYAILSALQSNSIHRLKKTWEEVSRDSLRVFQKLSEIFSDENNYSLSRELLIKEGTSKFATLEMNPKRAQRRPKEAGVIQGTVPYLGTFLTDLVMLDTAMKDYLYGRLINFEKRRKEFEVIAQIKLLQSACNSYSIAPEEHFGAWFRAVQRRSEAESYTLSCELEPPSESASNTLKVKKNPAIVKRWSDRQAPSAELSTSGSCHSKSCDQLRYGPYLSSGDIADALSVHSAGSSSSDVEEINMSFVPESPDGQEKKFWESASQSSPETSGISSASSSTSSSSASTTPVASTRTHKRSVSGVCSYGSSLPLYNQQVGDSCIIRVSLDVDNGNMYKSILVTSQDKAPAVIRKAMDKHNLDEDEPEDYELVQVISDDRKLKIPDNANVFYAMNSAANYDFVLKKRTFTKGTKVRHAASSTLPRMKQKGLKIAKGIF; encoded by the exons ATGGTGCAGCGCATGTGGGCCGAGGCGGCCGGGCCTGCGGGCGGCGCCGAGTCGCTGTTTCCGGGCTCCAGGCGGAGCCGCAGCGTGTGGGACGCCGTGCGCCTGGAGGTGGGCGGCCCCGACAGCTGCCCGGTGGTGCTGAACAGCTTCACGCAGCTCGACCCTGACCTGCCGCGCCTGGAG AGCTCCACGCAGGAGATCGGCGAGGAGCTGGTCAACGGGGTCATCTACTCCATTTCCCTGCGTAAGATCCAAGTGCACCACGGCGCCAGCAAGGGCCAGCGCTGGCTTGGG TATGAAAATGAGTCGGCCCTGAACCTGTATGAGACCTGCAAGGTGCGGACCGTGAAGGCGGGCACGCTGGAGAAGCTGGTGGAGCACCTGGTGCCCGCCTTCCAGGGCAGCGACCTCTCCTATGTCACCATCTTCCTGTGCACCTACCGAGCCTTCACCACCACCCAGCAGGTCCTGGACCTGCTGTTCAAGAG GTACGGTAGATGTGACGTCCTCACGGCCTCCTCTAGATACGGGTGCATCCTTCCCTACTCCAGCGAGGACGGCGGACCCCAGGACCAACTCAAAAA GCCTTGGCATCCAGATGGGCGGGGCGAGCCCAGAAGCCCGGCCCCCAGAGGGTGCCAGGGGAGGGCCAAGAGGAAGGAAAGGCCAGGCCCTGACTCTGCTGCCCGCCCGCCTACCCCCAGTGCCATCTCCTCCATCCTGGGCACCTGGCTGGACCAGTACTCGGAGGACTTCTTTCAGCCCCCCGACTTCCCCTGCCTCAGGCAGCTGGTGGCCTACGTGCAGCTCAACATGCCCGGCTCCGACCTGGAGCGCCGGGCCCACCTCCTCCTGGCCCAGCTGGAGCATGCAGACCTCGGCGAGGCAGAGCCGGAGG CTCTGTCCCCAGCTCCAGTTCCAGCTCTGAAACCAGCTGCCGAGCCAGAGCCCACACTAGGCCCAGACCTCGAGCCCACTCCGGCACTGGCCCCAGAGCCAGCCCTGACGCCAGCTCCGACGCCACCTCCAGAACTCGAGCTGGCTCTCTCGCAAACCCTAGAGCTCGAGCCGCCTGCAGCCCCAGACCCCCCCTGGCCTTTGCCCGTGGCTACAGAGAAtgggctgggggaggagaagCCCCACCTCCTGGCGTTCCCTCCTGACCTTGTGGCAGAGCAGTTCACACTGATGGATGCG gaGCTGTTCAAGAAGGTGGTCCCCTACCACTGCCTGGGCTGCATCTGGTCCCAGCGGGACAAGAAGGGCAAGGAGCACCTGGCCCCCACCGTGCGCGCCACCGTCACCCAGTTCAACAGCGTGGCCAACTGCGTCATCACCACCTGCCTCGGGGACCGGAGCGTGTCGGCCCGCCACAGGGCCAGGGTGGTGGAGCACTGGATCGAGGTGGCCAGG GAGTGCCGGGTCCTCAAGAATTTCTCCTCCCTCTACGCCATCCTCTCTGCCCTGCAGAGCAACTCCATCCACCGGCTGAAGAAGACGTGGGAAGAGGTCTCCAG ggaCAGCCTCCGCGTCTTTCAGAAGCTGTCGGAGATTTTCTCGGATGAGAACAACTACTCCCTAAGCAGAGAGCTGCTCATCAAG GAGGGGACCTCCAAGTTTGCCACCCTGGAGATGAACCCCAAGCGAGCCCAGAGGCGCCCGAAAGAGGCG GGTGTCATCCAGGGCACCGTTCCCTACCTGGGCACATTCCTCACGGACCTGGTGATGCTGGACACTGCCATGAAGGACTATCTGTAT GGGAGACTGATCAACTTCGAGAAGAGGAGAAAG gaATTCGAAGTGATTGCCCAGATCAAGCTGCTGCAGTCAGCCTGCAACAGTTACAGCATCGCGCCCGAGGAGCACTTCGGGGCCTGGTTCCGGGCCGTGCAGCGGCGCAGCGAGGCTGAGAG CTACACATTGTCGTGCGAGCTGGAGCCCCCCTCCGAGTCGGCCAGCAACACCCTCAAGGTCAAGAAGAACCCGGCCATCGTCAAGCGCTGGAGCGA CCGCCAGGCCCCCAGCGCAGAGCTCAGTACCAGCGGCAGCTGCCACTCCAAGTCCTGTGACCAACTCAGGTATGGCCCCTACCTCAGCAGCGGAGACATTGCTGACGCACTCAGCGTCCACTCGGCCGGCTCCTCCAGCTCCGACGTGGAGGAGATCAACATGAGCTTCGTCCCAGAGTCCCCCGACGgccaggagaagaag TTCTGGGAGTCAGCCTCCCAGTCGTCCCCGGAGACCTCCGGCATCAGCTCAGCCTCCAGCAGCACATCCTCCTCCTCGGCCTCCACCACGCCCGTGGCCAGCACGCGCACCCACAAGCGCTCCGTGTCCGGGGTCTGCAGCTATGGCTCCTCGCTGCCCCTCTACAACCAGCAGGTGGGCGACTCCTGCATCATCCGGGTGAGCCTGGACGTGGACAACGGCAACATGTACAAGAGCATCCTG GTGACCAGCCAAGACAAGGCTCCGGCTGTAATCCGCAAGGCCATGGACAAACACAACCTGGATGAGGATGAGCCCGAAGACTACGAGCTGGTGCAGGTTATTTCGGATGATCGAA AGCTGAAGATCCCTGACAACGCCAACGTGTTCTACGCCATGAACTCTGCCGCCAACTATGACTTTGTCCTAAAGAAACGGACCTTCACCAAGGGGACAAAGGTCAGACATGCAGCTAGCTCGACCCTCCCCCGCATGAAGCAGAAGGGACTCAAGATTGCCAAGGGCATCTTCTAA